Proteins co-encoded in one Ziziphus jujuba cultivar Dongzao chromosome 9, ASM3175591v1 genomic window:
- the LOC107426795 gene encoding L-type lectin-domain containing receptor kinase IX.1 translates to MDLICYSCQHFSYLMVMTILLFMIYIPYSFSLEFDYSVLDQDKLDNSTLIREGNATVSGSEIHLTQNQEDQIGQLKYFEYLQLWDRASGRAADFTTSFSFIIYSPNESLHGDGLAFFLAQPPFGVPNRTDGSRLGLINTDDQPFSTTQKFVAVEFDTFANKDLDPQNVAEHVGIDINSLVSNTTTSWSCNITARKVYNATISYTSGTKNLSVSFTGYKEDVPFLQNLSYEIDLTIYLPEKVTFGFSAANGFFTSTHILRSWSFHSSDFTSKNSKIGLVIGLSIGVSVFIGALGLISFGVWKRKKKKSITDQEGEDDDELGIDLLMDNDFERNSGAKRFSYDDLVTATMNFSEEEKLGQGGFGWVYRGFLKNMNSYVAIKKISTKSQQGIKEYASEVKIISRLRHRNLVQLIGWCHRKKDLLLIYEFMSNGSLDFHLFRGKNSLTWVARYNIARGLVSALLYLHEEWEQCVLHRDIKSSNVMLDSNFNAKLGDFGLARLVDHEKGSQTTIVAGTLGYLAPECFTTSRASRESDVYSFGVVMLEIACGRKPIDPNVGDGDHQIGLVEWVWKLYGMEKVVEAADPRLCGEFNEQQMERLMIVGLWCAHPDHNLRPSIKQAMHVLDFEAPLPALPLEMPLPTYLPPSAPRSNYGSSSASNHTQTESSTDNNTHFTRSSQFSSSFSH, encoded by the coding sequence ATGGATCTAATTTGCTATTCTTGTcaacatttttcatatttgatgGTGATGACCATTTTATTGTTTATGATTTATATCCCATATTCATTTTCGCTAGAGTTTGATTACTCAGTTCTAGATCAAGATAAATTAGATAATAGTACCTTAATAAGAGAAGGAAATGCTACAGTCTCGGGTTCAGAAATACATCTGACACAAAACCAAGAGGACCAGATTGGGCAGTTGAAGTATTTTGAATACTTGCAACTTTGGGACAGAGCCTCTGGAAGAGCAGCGGATTTCACAACCAGTTTCTCCTTTATCATCTATTCGCCAAATGAGAGTTTACATGGAGATGGGTTGGCTTTCTTCCTTGCACAGCCTCCATTTGGAGTCCCCAATAGGACGGATGGCAGTCGTCTTGGGTTAATCAATACCGATGATCAACCTTTCTCAACTACACAGAAATTCGTTGCTGTGGAGTTTGATACTTTTGCAAATAAGGATTTGGACCCGCAAAACGTTGCCGAACATGTAGGTATCGACATCAACTCCTTGGTTTCAAACACCACTACATCTTGGTCTTGTAATATCACTGCCCGGAAGGTGTACAATGCTACTATAAGTTACACTTCTGGAACAAAAAATCTTAGTGTTTCCTTCACCGGATATAAAGAGGATGTTCCCTTTCTGCAAAATCTTTCTTATGAAATTGATTTAACAATATACTTACCGGAGAAGGTTACTTTTGGCTTCTCAGCTGCTAATGGATTTTTCACTTCCACACACATTCTTCGTTCATGGTCTTTCCATTCCAGTGACTTCACAAGCAAGAATTCTAAGATAGGATTGGTCATTGGGTTGAGCATAGGTGTTTCTGTTTTTATTGGAGCTTTAGGTTTGATTTCTTTTGGTGTATGGAAgcggaagaagaagaagagtatcACAGATCAAGAaggagaagatgatgatgaattgGGTATTGATCTGTTAATGGACAATGATTTTGAGAGGAACAGTGGAGCTAAGAGGTTTTCCTATGATGATTTAGTCACGGCAACAATGAACTTTTCAGAGGAAGAGAAACTTGGACAAGGAGGCTTCGGTTGGGTTTATAGAGGTTTTCTGAAAAACATGAACTCGTATGTAGCTATAAAGAAGATATCCACCAAATCTCAACAGGGGATAAAAGAGTATGCATCCGAGGTGAAGATCATCAGCCGACTGAGACACAGAAATTTAGTGCAACTCATCGGTTGGTGCCACAGAAAGAAAGATCTACTCCTCATCTACGAGTTCATGTCAAATGGGAGTTTAGATTTCCATCTATTCAGAGGTAAAAACTCATTGACTTGGGTGGCAAGGTACAACATAGCTCGAGGCTTGGTCTCTGCATTGCTTTACCTGCACGAAGAGTGGGAACAATGTGTGTTGCATAGGGATATTAAATCGAGTAATGTGATGTTGGATTCAAATTTCAATGCTAAGCTGGGTGATTTTGGGTTAGCTAGGCTAGTGGACCATGAAAAAGGGTCACAAACTACAATTGTGGCTGGAACTTTAGGCTATTTGGCCCCTGAATGTTTCACAACCAGCAGGGCTAGCAGGGAGTCCGATGTCTACAGTTTTGGTGTTGTAATGTTGGAGATAGCTTGTGGAAGAAAACCCATTGATCCTAATGTCGGAGATGGTGATCATCAAATTGGATTGGTGGAGTGGGTTTGGAAGCTCTATGGAATGGAAAAGGTTGTGGAAGCGGCCGATCCTAGACTTTGTGGGGAATTCAATGAGCAACAAATGGAAAGATTGATGATTGTTGGGCTTTGGTGTGCTCACCCGGATCACAATCTGAGACCTTCAATTAAGCAAGCCATGCATGTACTTGACTTTGAAGCTCCATTGCCTGCTCTGCCATTAGAGATGCCATTGCCAACTTATTTGCCTCCTTCAGCTCCACGGTCTAATTATGGCAGCTCTTCTGCTTCTAACCATACCCAAACCGAGTCTTCAACCGATAATAACACTCACTTTACCCGTTCCTCACAATTTTCTTCATCGTTTAGCCACTAG